In Ammospiza caudacuta isolate bAmmCau1 chromosome 30, bAmmCau1.pri, whole genome shotgun sequence, one DNA window encodes the following:
- the MRPS21 gene encoding small ribosomal subunit protein bS21m, with protein sequence MANHLRFVGRTVMVQNGNVEAAYGVLNRILVQDGVADAVRRSRYYEKPTRARRRRAFEACRRVYCAEMARKIAFLARSARQDPWPGC encoded by the exons ATGGCGAACCACCTGCGCTTCGTGGGCCGCACGGTGATGGTGCAGAACGGGAACGTGGAGGCGGCGTACGGCGTCCTCAACAG GATCCTGGTGCAGGACGGCGTGGCCGACGCGGTGCGGCGCTCCCGCTACTACGAGAAGCCGAcccgggcgcggcggcggcgggcgtTCGAGGCGTGCCGCCGGGTGTACTGCGCCGAGATGGCGCGCAAGATCGCCTTCCTGGCCAGGAGCGCCCGCCAGGACCCGTGGCCGGGCTGCTGA